A genomic region of Methanobacterium sp. SMA-27 contains the following coding sequences:
- a CDS encoding peptidoglycan-binding protein has product MSITDKTVLKMGSTETENIKTLQKKLGIKTDGFYGPVTRDTVKAIRILIRE; this is encoded by the coding sequence GTGTCAATAACAGATAAAACAGTCTTAAAAATGGGAAGTACAGAAACCGAGAACATAAAAACATTACAAAAGAAATTAGGAATAAAAACAGATGGATTTTACGGTCCAGTAACACGAGACACAGTAAAAGCAATCCGGATCCTAATAAGAGAATAA
- a CDS encoding response regulator, with amino-acid sequence MKKQIIKILLIEDNPGDTKSIIEMLKDADDNRYEVVHTTRLDDGIKIIVRDDFDLILLDLGLPDSEGMGTFNIMKYNAPDIPIIVLTGLKEDIFAVSTVGRGAQDYLVKDEIDSKLLATSIDNAMNSKK; translated from the coding sequence ATGAAAAAACAAATCATCAAAATTCTATTGATTGAGGACAATCCTGGTGATACAAAATCTATAATAGAAATGTTAAAAGACGCTGATGATAACCGTTATGAAGTTGTACATACCACCAGGCTCGATGACGGAATAAAAATTATTGTAAGGGATGATTTTGACTTAATTCTATTGGATCTAGGCCTACCCGATAGTGAAGGAATGGGCACTTTTAATATTATGAAATATAATGCCCCAGATATACCTATAATAGTTCTTACTGGACTTAAGGAGGATATATTCGCTGTAAGTACAGTTGGTAGGGGTGCTCAGGATTATCTTGTTAAAGATGAAATTGACAGTAAGCTACTGGCCACTTCCATTGATAATGCTATGAATAGTAAGAAATAA
- a CDS encoding amino acid permease, translating to MTPLQQLLKRLKIPKKTFPIAILGSLLISSILYIAVSGVLDGVLPYYVFKQTAAPVAFALNQLGIHWADIVISIGALCGITSVLLVSFFGQSRVFFAMSRDGLLPEFFSRLHKDFRTPTNGTIIVGIFASVLAAFLPITELAELVNIGTLAAFIIVSAAIIILRKQKPELKRPFKTPLVPVIPILAIVSCFFLVTQLPSITHIRFILWLIIGLFIYYFYGRKNSLLSGNK from the coding sequence TTGACGCCATTACAACAGCTGCTGAAGAGGTTAAAGATTCCTAAAAAAACTTTTCCCATTGCAATTCTAGGATCTCTACTTATAAGTTCCATCCTCTATATTGCTGTTTCAGGAGTTTTAGATGGTGTTCTTCCATATTATGTGTTCAAACAAACTGCTGCTCCTGTTGCATTTGCATTAAATCAGTTAGGGATTCATTGGGCAGATATAGTGATATCAATAGGGGCTTTGTGTGGAATAACTTCTGTTCTTCTGGTAAGCTTTTTCGGTCAAAGTAGAGTATTTTTCGCAATGTCAAGGGATGGTTTACTTCCTGAATTTTTTTCAAGATTACATAAAGATTTTAGAACACCTACGAATGGAACAATAATTGTTGGTATTTTTGCATCTGTGCTAGCAGCATTTCTACCAATTACTGAATTAGCTGAATTGGTGAATATTGGTACCCTAGCAGCCTTCATTATAGTATCAGCAGCAATAATTATACTTAGAAAACAAAAACCTGAATTAAAACGTCCATTTAAAACTCCATTAGTTCCAGTAATTCCTATTTTAGCAATTGTTTCCTGTTTTTTCCTGGTTACACAACTACCGTCCATAACTCATATTAGATTTATTTTGTGGCTCATAATTGGTTTGTTTATTTATTACTTTTATGGTAGAAAAAATAGTCTTCTAAGTGGGAATAAATGA
- a CDS encoding transcription factor, which yields MLNDPIVLEILMDITDDEKCSIPIIECMLEGKTSAEEISEETEIVLTLVRKVLYKMNDACVISYTKTKDPKTKWEIYSWKFEEDKVYDLITKKYDKLSEQIEKSVKYEEENMFFVCNNGHRYVFEKASEDNFICPKCKCSLEYQENSAVIEELLKEKAAVI from the coding sequence ATGTTAAATGATCCGATTGTTCTTGAAATTTTAATGGATATAACAGACGATGAAAAATGTAGCATTCCAATTATTGAATGCATGTTAGAGGGTAAAACTTCTGCCGAAGAAATTTCAGAAGAAACTGAAATAGTCTTGACTTTAGTGAGGAAAGTTCTCTATAAAATGAACGATGCATGTGTTATTTCCTACACAAAGACTAAAGATCCTAAGACAAAATGGGAAATTTATAGCTGGAAATTTGAAGAAGATAAGGTCTATGATCTCATAACAAAAAAATATGATAAATTATCCGAACAAATTGAAAAATCTGTTAAGTATGAAGAAGAAAATATGTTTTTTGTATGTAATAATGGACATCGTTATGTATTTGAAAAAGCATCTGAAGACAACTTCATATGTCCAAAATGCAAATGTTCACTTGAATATCAAGAGAATTCAGCTGTAATAGAAGAACTATTAAAAGAAAAGGCTGCAGTGATTTAA